From the genome of Ascaphus truei isolate aAscTru1 chromosome 15, aAscTru1.hap1, whole genome shotgun sequence:
CTCTTTGAAACAGTCGGTTATAGGCCAGATGGTGATGTCATTTAAGAAACTACAGGTCCGATTTAGCGTAAGCCAATAGTCGTAGGATAAACGCATAGCGTGGGTGCTAATGGATGTTGGCGGCTCATAAAAATAAGACCCCAGGAGAGCTGTGGGTGGCGGGTTGTTAACAGGTGGAGCAGAAGCATTTCTGTTGTAATTTATTAAAGTTAGCTCAACATGTGCAATTAAACATTAAGTAGCACCAGTCTTTTAGTATTAGCGTCGAATTAACAGCTGTACTCAATTTAAGATCCCTTTTTAATTATGCACCTATAGGAACCAGGTGccagaccaaaaaaaaataaggaaGTCTACAGTGGAGCAAAAGTCCAGCCAGTTTTAGCCAGGCTTCTGCGCCTGTGCAGAGCACCCTACACACTGCTCAAGTTTATTCTTACCATGAAACTAAGAATCAATAAGTGAATAATCCATCAGCACTGAAAGATACAAGTGACAATATCTAAAtgaaataaaagtccagaaacaactattaaagcagcagaacaaaaaaataaattcctgtttttgctaggattgaagcagagtccccagagctgagccccattaattTCCGCTCCGGAGGACCTCTTCTTTCAAAGAGAAGGTGCTTGTAGCCTCCCTGGCTGAGGTTTAAAGGTCCCGCATCACGTGGAccaatggccgcttttcaaagctcctgtgccttgcgggctaataggaagctgtgacatcaagggtagctttctattggcccagtACAATAAGCTGATATAATAAACTGATGTCCCAAAATTGAATTCTGTTGAGGTCAGCTTAATAACTCTTGATTAGATAAATCAGCTAGCGCTCTTGCCCTATATTGCAGTAATATACTGtcacagattaaaaacacataaaaataaccctAGTGAAGGGAATAACCCAGATCCCAAAGGTGGGAGACGTAGACGAGTCAGGGGggacttcttcccccccccccccccgcaccccccctccctttcccactctccaaccctccctccatccccccccccctctgtctgtctaccCTCCTCCATTCCCTACTATGGAGGGTAGTATCTccagagctaaaattaatggggtttagcaaaaaaaaaaaaaaaaaacaccttttattTAAATACGTGGCCTGCTCCTCTAAAAGGAATATCTCGTGGTATTGCTGCAGGCAGGGTGTCAGTCCCTCCATGTAAGAACATCTACAAAAATGAAACAGCGCAAACCCCATAGTGTAATTATAAGTTCCAGATACATTTCCTGGAGCCATAAGACCAACACCTTGAAAATAGGCAAATGTGTTTCTCACTGGGATAGTACTGGAGACCAGATTCAGTAAAAAGTTATAAATGTATTCGAACATGTCAGACCACCAACACATCTCACCCCTTGGTGCTTTGTCAAGGATGATATTTGTAATGACATGGTAGCTTTTTTTAGGCTTCATGAAAATGAAAAACATCCAGAAAGGAAGTATTTAAAGGGTTAGACTTCATGTGACAGCCGAGGGGGTGCCACTCAAGTACCCCCAGACATTTTACGTAAGCTGGCCTAAAAATACACATCAGAGCAGCTTCCCCTTTAACCAAGCTTCCTTCTGCAAGGCTCTCCTCCAGCACAGTCAGTTCCCCAAATAAAGTTACAGGCGTGTGCAGATGCAATTAACCAACCTTTCTAGACAAATATCACAATGTATGATTGCAAAAGACATACTACACAGACAACCTAAGACCTTGTGATATTTTAAAAGCAGCCGTAGCGCCTAGATACACCAGTCATACTAACCACCAAGTTTAACACTACCCATAACGAACAAGTCATGTGCTCCCATGAAGAGCATAGCTTGAACTAGAATTGATGTCCGTGATGAGTGTCTGGTCACTAACCTGTTTAACATAACACGGATGTGTTAACTTTAAGGGGAAAACCTAAACTTGGGGTTACTTCCATCTAGACATAGAAATAAGGGTTTGGCAGTATCTGGATTGGTGTAATGTCAACTCAGCATGACATTTCCTTCGTCCCATTTTGCATCTTTTATTTGAAGCATTCTTGTCCTTGCTGAAGCTTATGTTCTCGTCATAAggtaagcatttgaaatattgtaAGCcgtcatgagcagggccctcatcaCCTGGTTTGGTAGGTCATTCTGTTTACATAAATCTGTACCATGCTGCTGAATATTTTCTTTATGAAGtgcctgggaggttaaaatgaagcacCCCATAACCCACTGCAGTCCAAGAGGTTTCAATGAGCAGTTCATGTTTATAGCAGCAAGTCAGCACAGGTGCACATGCAGGGAGGGTTCATTATGTAAATCTATAAAAGGCTGTATTGGATAGAGACATGTCCTCACTTGGACCTGGATAAAGAGCCTCATGAAGAACGAAACCTCAATCTTCTGGTCTTTTATATTTGGCTGAAGACCAGTGGAGTGCCATGTGTTCCTATTGATGGGATGTATGAGAAATATGGCCAAAGTGCAGGCCCTGCTCTGGGGACAAGATAAACATGTAACTTGGGCTCCTGGGAAAGGGAGAAttgcttctttatggtagtttcATACCCTAGTATTGAGTTAGTTCGGGAACCGGTGCTGCAAGTTGAGCATGGGCTCATTCTTTGCCTTATTTATCAccaaaaaatttttaaaaaaacaatgatTAGTATTTTAGGTTATAggtttttatttaaacaaaaagtaATCATTCAGAAACAGTTACAAGACAGAGAACATTTAAAGTACTGTACTATTGTTGCATAATTTTCCAACGTATTTACATGTAGTAAGACACCTTTTCCATTCACTCCAGATTCAAACAGCTGTGCATTTGTGACAGCAATAGCAGCCCAATAAATACGTTCAGGCAATCAAATGGATATTGCACCAACCAAGTAAACTTAATCCAACCATGGAGTTTTATTCAGCATGCCACATCCAGCCTTGGCACAATTGTTCTTGTGGTTTTTGTTTTAGCTTCAAACGACTGGCAATTCATTTTGTTTTATCAACTTAAAAGATCCCTTCACTCAAAATACAGTAGTCTGATTCAATCAGAACAGTTGTaaaaccctttttttttaaaaaataaagtcAAGGGACTTGGCATCAGATGACTACAGCACGGTCTCAGAAACCATCACGATAGAACAAGAAACCTTAATCTGCAACATCATTAAACAATGTAAAGTTACCCTGCGGTATTTTTCCCTGGAAATGGCATCTGTGGACCGTTTCAGGTCCCAAAATGAAGTTAGGTGTTGAGCAAGCCGTCTAGCACTAAAATAGGTGTTAAATGCCAATATGGGATAACCGTTTAGTGCTGTGCGCTAGCATTGCTATTAAGATATCCATCTTAAAAAAAGGATTATACATTACATGAAATACTTATGCCAAAGCTACACAATGTCAGTTGGCTGGTAAGTCTGTAATAAGCCAGTGACACCGCTTATTAGAAGTTGTACAGGTGAATGGAAGTAGGCTTGTAATGTTGCTTACAGTGAACCAACCTGTGTTTTACAACCAGTGCAGAATTACCAAGCAAGTCTATGAAATACCCCTCTCGTGAGGAGAACGACTAGTAGGTGCAAAATGTAATGCAGTCTCACAGTTGGAAGTTTAAAACCCTCAGCTTTTACTGAGCTTGTGTGCCCTCAACAGGACCCTCTTTCTTCCTGGGATGCTTGGTAGAACTTTCAACAATCCATGGATGCTCAAAGACGTCTTTCAGTGGCAGCCTATGGTTTGGGTTGTGTTTCAACAGTTTGGAGATGAGATCTCTGGCGCCCTCCGACACATATGGAGGAAACTGAAATTCAACCTAAAATGGAAGCAGACGTTAATGTCGGCGTCATTGCTGGTCTAATGATTGCAACCGCCAGTCACTGAAATGGTAAGAGAGACATAAGCCAACAGGTCTCCCAAGAACTTTCCATATCATTTTAGCCATTTCCTCTCCCTTTATGGACAGCCCAAGTACAGTTCTGTAGTACCACAGGGGCATGAGATGAGCCGGATTGCCTTAAATCCAGAGCTCTGCTTACTCtagtgcaggggtgtgcaaacttcctgcactggccccccccccccgctgtgtcatttgacgccacatctccatggcaacaggtatcaaatgacactgcagggcTATGGAGATGTGGTCTGAAGCTGGGTTAAGTGAGCCAAGCCCCCCTACAAAGTCTCCTAAAAGCCAAGCCCCCCTGCTCTAGTGCAACTCCTACCACCAAGCCTTCAATAATCTATAATTGAGAATCAGTATTTAATTTTTATGttataaaaataaacatgtccctGCAACTATAATGCTCCAACAATAGGCTAGGAATGGGACTGCACAAAACCTGCCAATGGTCTTGAAAAGCAATTTAACATTCGTAGTCCCCCTAATCCATGATACGCTACATAGATATCCGCCTTTTAGCTCCTGTGGGATTCAGCAAGGTTCACTGGAGCGAGAGCCGTCAGGAACGGTGGAAAATCTGCAGTATCTTGGCAGGATGTAGAAGTGGCATTTAATAGTCCTGGCTACTTTGCCCCCTTACCTTGGAAATCCGCCGGTAAGTTTCTTGGTGCGTGTCGGTTTCGAACGGAGGCTTCCCAACAAGGAACTCATAGCAGAGAACCCCGAGGCTCCAGAGATCAACCTTTTCATCATGCATCCGGCCCTCAATCATCTCCGGTGGTAGATAGTCCAGGGTGCCACAGAGTGTGGTCCTCCTGTTAAAATGCAGAGTAAACGTGTGGAGATGAATGTTGCAGAGTGTCATTAACAGTAAAAGGCACTCTAATACCAATTAGACACTCAAGTCATGTCTAATAGATAGACGTTCGTTCCCGTTTTTTGCCACCCCCGCAAAAAAAAGCCAAAGAGGGAGCTTAAGAAAATCAATTTCCATTAGTATGCATTCCACAGGAATCATCCAACAACCAGCTGTTAGTCTTGCCATAACTAGCATATTTAATGGTAGTTATTAGCTACAAGGCTCAAAGTGCAACTACTCCAAAGAAAATGGAGAAAGACAGGAAATCGATACTTCTGACAAGTCATACAGCTCACATCTTAAAAAAGGCATAGGAAAAATAAAGCCAGGTTTCAGGTCCACAAATGTTCAAGTTCAGCCAATTTCTCTGGAGTAGTACATCAGAAAACTCAAGATATTTTTGCCAATCATTTTAGCTACTTTCTCCTTTGAAACTAAAGGCAAGCGATCCCATATCGACATGTACATTTGCTGGGTCAAGGTGACCGGCATAGAGGTTTACGCTAAGAATTCCAAGAAGGGAAGGCAAAGCAATTCTGACTTCCAAGAACCCAGAGTTGCCCTCTCAGGGGTATTTCttacattaaaataaaagccacacaagctttataaaaataaatgaagtgaTGTGGATGATTTAGACAAGTAAAGTAACTAGCTTTGAGAGCGACAGGAAGCTATGACTGCATATACAGCTCTTCACGAAATACCTCATTATAAGAGTCATTTTAAAGAACAGATTGTGAGCAGGTTTGTTTACTTGCAGCCTTGaacagttttttttaaaataccacTGTTTGTTTCAGTTGAAGTCAAAACATGCACTTTTAAACCTACAACCTTCAATATAGCAGATGCTTACAAGTACAATAACTCGTCATTCCAGCATTTGTAGTGCTTAATGCATTTCTATTTAGGGACTAAAACAGTGAGAGAGTGTAAAAATGATGCTTGGTGTAGATGGCCTACAACGCTTCCCAAACACTAGTCTTTCAGAAGTGATTTTTCCCCTGTGCCGGAGGTTTGAGATAAATATGCACCGTTAGAAACGGTGATGGAGGACTTACCTGGAGGACGGGGCATGGACTGACCAACCAAAGTCAGCAATCTGAAGTTGTCCATTGGAGCCCAGCAGCAAGTTCTcgggtttaatgtctctgtgaaTTACTTTCTTGGAGTGGCAGTACAACAGGGCATCTGCCAACTCTGTGAtgtactgtttaaaaaaaaaatgtatatttgtttCATTAATAGGAGACGATACAGAATATAAACGATCCCATGCTCTGATTTTATGGTCAGATCACTGACTGCATAAGGGAGAAAACAAATTTTGCACTGCGCCAATTCAATAACCAGCTGTTACAGGTTTTAGCCATATAGCTCCTAATTGTAGGAAGAATTCAGGCAACTTAAGGACAAAACCACAACGAACCGTCTGACTTTTTGTACAGGAATGTAACCATGGGGTCCATCCAGAGCTAAACAGGACCATtattagctctggggacccctggttAAAGATACTTGCTGGTGAAACTActtgtattactgcctggtttttaaagggggaTTGAAACGGCCAACCAATAGGACACCACAATGGATGTTGGAGGTTCCAGCCATTTTGTTTACCCCAGGGAGATTTACAAAAGGGTAAGTTCatctgggggtccccagagctgaatagTAGTAGTTTCACTGTTTGGTTGCTGTAATATCTTAACCAGCATGATAGTTACCTGTGTAAACAGCTATATCAGGTCCTCATCTAACATAGTACAGGAATGGAAGGCGGACCTGCCAGACACTCCATGCCAGACTGTGAAGAATAAAGCCATATTATGGTGTGCTAGATACATACTGTAGCAGTCCTCAGGTCATCAAATTTGGAGCATCTCTGAAGTTCTCTATACAGCTCTCCACGGGGTGCGTAGTCCAGGATCAGGTAGACTCGTGTGGCATCATGGAAATAGCCATATAACCGAAGAATGTTGGGATGTCTGGAGAAAGGAAGGTATTGGGTCAAGTCAATTACACCAAGTCAAGAGGTTCACGTTTAAGTGAAGACACTTCTTTGGGGCTtattctagaacaggggtgctcaactccagtcctcaaacctccCCATTAGGTCaggaaatcccagcttcagcacaggtggctcagtcgaaggaggggcttgactggagttgagcccccctgttctaAAAGCTCTGAAGAGGCCAATCGCATTTGGATCTTATAAAATACAAAAGTCTTCCAAAAGATGCTAGATCAGAAAAGATTCAGGAGCAGAAGGGCAATTAAGTTCATTGTAATTCGATACATgaacaataaaacatttttacaagCATTtagaacaggggcggccaactccagtcctcaagggccaccaacaggtcaggttaaggatatcctcaTTTCAGCACAGGGGGTTCAATCAAAAATGACAGCCAACTGttctgaagcagtgatatccccaATACCGggcctgtgggtggcccttgactTTGTTGGCCACCCCCGATTTAGAACATCTCTACCATATATATTTACGAGTTTCCATGTACTTAGATGCTTAAGCAACTGGTACAAAATTACATGGAAAGTCCAAGTGACATAAGGTCCTTTGTGGGCTAGATCTGGCCTTCCAGGTGAAGAGTCCTTTCCTAAATGATAACATGTGCAGTCAAAACAAGGACCTTCAATATTTTCGTTCTGCTGCATCAGTTCATGGTTAACGATTTATTATTGCAGTAAAACCGGTAGCCTCACCTCAGATGAGACTGGATTTCAACTTCTCGCCGTAGCTGATGCTCCACGCCCGCCTTCTCCAGCTGGGTTTTAAACAGAACCTTCAGTGCCAAGATAAATTTAGTTTGCCGCTCCCGGGCCAGATACACATTTCCAAATTTTCCTTTTCCCAGAGGACGTCCTATTTCGAAGTCCTCCAAACACCACTGCTTCCTGGTAAACAGAAACAGGTCTCCCTGGATGAGAAATCTAACTTCATTTACAGTTGTAAAGTCAGCCATGTTTTAGAGAGGATTTAAGCCTAGACATCAACATTACACACCAAAAAGGAGTGTTACCGTGACCTAAtgtaaacaaaagacaaaaagctccAACGCAACCTTCAAGATGGCACATTATATTGTTAAATACCTCTTGTCGTAAGGGTCATGTCATTaatttctttggccaaagcatttttaaATCCAACCACGCCAAggtaaccttaaaaaaaaaagtcccaaCAATGCCTGCAAACACTTGGATCTCATTGGCAGGTAGTTAGTGTTAAAGGAGATACCATGGCGTGGTTACAAGCTTTAAAATGCTTTGTCCAAAGAATTTTACTAAATGACCATTACTTATGAGGAGACAAGTATTTTTAACTATACAAGTTATCATACTGATTGAGGCTGTCATGTTTTCTTGCATACCTCAAAATTAACAATGTATATGAAgtgtgagagatatatatatgtatatatatatagccgtgttagtccagttgcgatagtgcagaataaatgagttcagtattcggtgataccttttttattggactaacaatttatgtcataggacaagctttcgagagttctctcttcttCCGGTCAAGCAAttctgatatacaaaggaatctataactaaaacagtgtggagagagggggggaaaaaaatacagatatttactgtagataaggtagggtgttaagtgtttgaagccaggggacagtgtcaaagaaaggtggggaggggaagggatgctgggggggggggggggttggggggagataAAGTGTGAATAAGagtggaggcaagcaggataattacagacaattttggtagggtgtgagaaaacccatgtccacattaagtccaaaaactacaaggaagaatgaatatgcacagacactccatactccatcacgaagaaggaagatactgctcacctgtgggacatcacttctcacaaccagatcattccataaatgatctaaaaatcaaaatcctcaatggaatgtttaaaagcacccaagaacggaaaacatttgaactcggAATGATAAgactttgacaccaaaaccaaaggacttaatgtggacatgggttctCTCACACcttaccaaaattgtctgtaattatcctgcttgcctccactCTTATTCAcactttatctccccccccccccccagcatcccttcccctccccacctttctttgacactgtcccctggcttcaaacacttaacaccctaccttatctacagtaaatctgtatttttttcccccctctctccacactgttttagttatagattcctttgtatatcagaattgcttgacctgaagagagaactctcgaaagcttgtcctagaacataaattgttagtccaataaaaaaggtatcactgaagaacacacacacacacacacacacacacacacacacacacatatatagtggttgacaaatcaccaaaaaatctactcgccacctagtaccaatcgtgtgctgcttgggccaatatttactcgcccgggggttaaatccactcgcccggggcgagcaaatgtataggtttgtcgaacacacacacacatatatatcccagaatcccttgctgcagtgtaagtgctgggtgataagggtgaaaggcggggttgcagacctgcctaagagatgcagatgagcatacagttgtatttacatttgcatatttgctttgctgtggagggtttttgtcacttttttactcaccataacataACTCAGTATAGTaacccccatcctttagcttctttgcttagccagttaatcaaccccacactgatgagacccatt
Proteins encoded in this window:
- the AURKA gene encoding aurora kinase A isoform X2, yielding MDRSAKENQNGATGCNVKSLPSMADGPKRIPVMQQTSQVRHPGVGLSAQRILCPSNAPQRVLTHGQKPALSNPKPLNHQANTQTRPATQVPQPCKPPVATDGKEQPQSSNCPAMNPDQRGNANLPRGEVKKKQWCLEDFEIGRPLGKGKFGNVYLARERQTKFILALKVLFKTQLEKAGVEHQLRREVEIQSHLRHPNILRLYGYFHDATRVYLILDYAPRGELYRELQRCSKFDDLRTATYITELADALLYCHSKKVIHRDIKPENLLLGSNGQLQIADFGWSVHAPSSRRTTLCGTLDYLPPEMIEGRMHDEKVDLWSLGVLCYEFLVGKPPFETDTHQETYRRISKVEFQFPPYVSEGARDLISKLLKHNPNHRLPLKDVFEHPWIVESSTKHPRKKEGPVEGTQAQ
- the AURKA gene encoding aurora kinase A isoform X1 — its product is MGIIMDRSAKENQNGATGCNVKSLPSMADGPKRIPVMQQTSQVRHPGVGLSAQRILCPSNAPQRVLTHGQKPALSNPKPLNHQANTQTRPATQVPQPCKPPVATDGKEQPQSSNCPAMNPDQRGNANLPRGEVKKKQWCLEDFEIGRPLGKGKFGNVYLARERQTKFILALKVLFKTQLEKAGVEHQLRREVEIQSHLRHPNILRLYGYFHDATRVYLILDYAPRGELYRELQRCSKFDDLRTATYITELADALLYCHSKKVIHRDIKPENLLLGSNGQLQIADFGWSVHAPSSRRTTLCGTLDYLPPEMIEGRMHDEKVDLWSLGVLCYEFLVGKPPFETDTHQETYRRISKVEFQFPPYVSEGARDLISKLLKHNPNHRLPLKDVFEHPWIVESSTKHPRKKEGPVEGTQAQ